From one Myxococcota bacterium genomic stretch:
- a CDS encoding alpha/beta hydrolase produces the protein METALLDWGGDGPPVLMHHANGFCAATLHLVAQPLTERFHVFGMDGRGHGDSTTPGGENPFDWREFGADIAAVARQLVDECGQPLALGFGHSFGGTCTLMAAAEEPGLFERLFFVDPVLPLPPHFPTVADPERGARGSDLIAKATKRRAVFPDRATAGANWSPKPLFANWDARAFQLYLDEALRDTPEGEVELKCAPTTEAAIFSQGMTHDVWSLLPKATMPTRILWAEHGDFPEVLHAAYAEGLPHGSIETIDAGHLAPMETPDAVVAAVFAYLDEVD, from the coding sequence ATGGAAACGGCGCTCCTCGACTGGGGCGGCGACGGGCCGCCCGTGCTGATGCACCACGCGAATGGCTTCTGCGCCGCCACGCTCCACCTGGTGGCCCAGCCGCTCACGGAGCGCTTCCACGTCTTCGGGATGGACGGTCGCGGCCACGGCGACTCGACGACGCCGGGCGGCGAGAATCCCTTCGACTGGCGGGAGTTCGGTGCCGACATCGCCGCGGTCGCGCGACAGCTGGTCGACGAGTGCGGTCAGCCGCTGGCCCTCGGCTTTGGTCACTCCTTCGGGGGGACCTGCACCTTGATGGCTGCGGCCGAAGAGCCGGGACTCTTCGAGAGGCTCTTCTTCGTCGATCCCGTGTTGCCGCTGCCCCCGCACTTCCCGACCGTTGCCGACCCGGAGCGCGGTGCGCGCGGCAGCGATCTGATCGCGAAGGCGACGAAGCGCCGGGCGGTGTTCCCCGACCGCGCCACCGCCGGCGCGAACTGGTCGCCGAAGCCGCTCTTCGCGAACTGGGACGCGCGGGCCTTCCAGCTCTACCTGGACGAGGCCCTGCGCGACACGCCTGAGGGCGAGGTCGAGCTCAAGTGCGCGCCTACCACCGAGGCCGCGATCTTCAGCCAGGGCATGACCCACGACGTCTGGAGCTTGTTGCCCAAGGCCACCATGCCGACGCGCATCCTGTGGGCCGAGCACGGCGATTTCCCCGAAGTGCTCCACGCGGCATACGCGGAGGGGTTGCCCCACGGCTCGATCGAAACGATCGACGCGGGCCACCTCGCGCCGATGGAAACGCCCGATGCGGTCGTCGCGGCGGTCTTCGCCTACCTCGACGAGGTCGACTAG
- a CDS encoding rhodanese-like domain-containing protein: protein MPDPPRRALADFVAEALRHVEEITPEEGRRRLEAPDQEGWHFVDVREPDEYAEGHLPRARSSPRGFLEVRADLEHYKRDAWFEDRDRPLVLYCGGGHRSALAAYTLVQMGFTRVVSLAEGWTGWTERGFPVER, encoded by the coding sequence ATGCCCGACCCGCCGCGCCGCGCCCTCGCCGACTTCGTCGCCGAAGCGCTCCGCCACGTCGAAGAGATCACGCCCGAAGAGGGACGCCGTCGCCTCGAGGCACCGGACCAGGAAGGCTGGCACTTCGTCGACGTGCGGGAGCCCGACGAGTACGCCGAAGGACACCTGCCGCGCGCGCGGAGCTCTCCGCGGGGCTTCCTCGAAGTGCGCGCCGACCTCGAGCACTACAAGCGCGACGCCTGGTTCGAAGACCGGGATCGCCCGCTCGTGCTCTATTGCGGTGGCGGCCACCGCAGCGCACTCGCGGCGTACACCCTGGTGCAGATGGGCTTCACCCGGGTCGTGTCGCTGGCCGAAGGCTGGACCGGCTGGACCGAGCGCGGCTTCCCGGTCGAGCGCTAG
- a CDS encoding glutathione S-transferase family protein gives MTTLYTADTPNGKKISIALEELEVPYTVERVDLSAPEHPTPEFLALTPNHKIPVLEDDGLVIWESGAILLHLAEKHGKLLPADPAGRIAAIQYAFFQTGGIGPNIGRLAEQVRKPEGEPKNAEWIERFSAEVDRLLGVIDRILADGRPYLAGEFSIGDIMHHPWLAPLHGLKAPPLMGRERVLAWHERIAERPAVVRGMAIP, from the coding sequence ATGACGACGCTCTACACGGCCGATACGCCGAACGGCAAGAAGATCTCGATCGCGCTCGAAGAACTCGAGGTGCCCTACACCGTCGAGCGCGTCGACCTCAGCGCGCCGGAACACCCGACACCCGAGTTCCTCGCTCTCACGCCCAATCACAAGATTCCGGTGCTGGAGGACGACGGGCTCGTGATCTGGGAGTCGGGGGCGATCCTGCTCCACCTCGCCGAGAAGCACGGGAAGCTGCTGCCCGCCGACCCGGCCGGCCGGATCGCAGCGATCCAGTATGCCTTCTTCCAGACCGGCGGAATCGGCCCCAACATCGGGCGTCTCGCCGAGCAGGTGCGCAAGCCTGAGGGCGAGCCGAAGAACGCCGAATGGATCGAGCGCTTCTCGGCCGAGGTCGATCGCCTGCTGGGCGTGATCGATCGCATCCTCGCCGACGGACGTCCCTACCTCGCAGGCGAGTTCTCGATCGGCGACATCATGCACCACCCCTGGCTGGCCCCGCTCCACGGCCTGAAGGCGCCGCCGCTGATGGGACGCGAGCGCGTGCTCGCCTGGCACGAGCGGATCGCCGAGCGGCCCGCCGTGGTCCGGGGAATGGCGATTCCCTGA
- a CDS encoding 2-oxoglutarate dehydrogenase E1 component has protein sequence MGPEPAPGDAQPSDDLDVFGVNAGLVDEIRQRYDVDPNSVHSSWASLFEEHAVEPAAPTPPPAENGAPAPAAPAPSSGAEPATLAEKHAQLADKHARVLRLIHSYRARGHRIAETDPLGGDEDYFPELDPAHYGFGDDDLDHSYIAGDLPGGPVQTLRQILERLRSTYCQRVGVEFTHMQDPGHKTWIRTRLEETQNTTPLSAAENLRILEKIAAAELFERFLHTKFLGQKRFSLEGAESLIPLLDTLVEDAPEHEVREVVIGMAHRGRLNVLSNILGKSLESIFSEFEDSPLIDSPFGSGDVKYHKGYSNDRTTRSGAVVHLSLTANPSHLEAVDPVVEGRVRAKQMRQDDTQGETIIPVLVHGDAAFAGQGIVAETLNLSKLAGYSTGGTIHVVVNNQIGFTTTPAEARSTLYCTDVAKMIQAPIFHVNGDDPEAVVHCVKFAMAYRDRFHEDVVIDLVCYRRHGHNEGDEPSFTQPRLYQKIRSRESVRKLYTDSLLGRGILQGEDVQRIEADLGGQLTRALEVIESRPPGPDEPYEPRGPWTGFSRTREEENPVTGVATEELARLAERIASVPPGFEVHRKLAGLLEKRGKVVAEDGEIDWGLAEAFAFGSLLLEGHSVRLSGQDCTRGTFSHRHAGLVDQNSGEEFLPLAHLAPNQGRFEVYDSLLSEAAVLGFEYGYSLADPNTLTLWEAQFGDFANGAQVIIDQFIASAHVKWQRMSGLVMLLPHGYEGQGPEHSSARIERYLQSCADDNMQVVNCTTPGQYFHVLRRQMSRRWRTPLVIFTPKSLLRMPRAMSRPGDLAEGRFQRVILDETASKARAAVQRVVLCSGKVYYDLLEERLRLYGDGEVPTAIVRVEQLYPWDADVIGGAIRHYPNTQSVVWCQEEPANMGPWTFVRERLEDLLEDGQELIYAGRREAASPAAGSGRVHKREQSALVGKAIRVDDGD, from the coding sequence GTGGGTCCGGAACCCGCACCGGGCGACGCGCAGCCGTCCGACGACCTGGACGTCTTCGGTGTCAACGCCGGTCTCGTCGACGAGATCCGCCAGCGCTACGACGTCGACCCGAACTCGGTCCACTCGAGCTGGGCCTCGCTCTTCGAAGAGCATGCGGTCGAGCCCGCCGCCCCGACGCCGCCCCCCGCGGAGAACGGGGCACCGGCCCCTGCCGCACCGGCGCCCTCGTCTGGCGCCGAGCCCGCCACCCTCGCCGAGAAGCACGCCCAGCTCGCGGACAAGCACGCCCGCGTCCTGCGCCTGATTCACTCCTACCGCGCGCGCGGCCATCGCATCGCGGAGACCGATCCGCTCGGCGGCGACGAGGACTACTTCCCCGAACTCGATCCGGCCCACTACGGCTTCGGCGACGACGATCTCGATCACTCCTACATCGCGGGCGATCTGCCCGGCGGCCCGGTCCAGACCCTGCGCCAGATCCTCGAGCGGCTGCGCTCGACGTACTGCCAGCGGGTAGGTGTGGAGTTCACCCACATGCAGGACCCGGGACACAAGACCTGGATCCGCACGCGCCTCGAAGAGACCCAGAACACCACGCCGCTGTCGGCCGCCGAGAACCTGCGAATCCTCGAGAAGATCGCGGCGGCCGAGCTCTTCGAGCGCTTCCTCCACACGAAGTTCCTGGGGCAGAAGCGCTTCTCCCTGGAAGGCGCCGAAAGCCTGATCCCGCTGCTCGACACGCTCGTCGAGGACGCCCCCGAACACGAGGTGCGCGAGGTGGTGATCGGCATGGCCCACCGCGGCCGGCTGAACGTGCTCTCGAACATCCTCGGGAAGTCGCTCGAGTCGATCTTCTCCGAGTTCGAAGACAGCCCGTTGATCGACAGCCCCTTCGGTTCGGGCGACGTGAAGTACCACAAGGGCTACTCGAACGACCGCACCACGCGCTCGGGCGCCGTCGTGCATCTGTCGTTGACGGCGAACCCGTCGCACCTCGAGGCCGTCGATCCCGTCGTGGAAGGCCGCGTGCGCGCGAAGCAGATGCGCCAGGACGACACCCAGGGTGAGACGATCATCCCGGTGCTGGTCCACGGCGATGCGGCCTTCGCGGGCCAGGGCATCGTCGCCGAGACCCTCAATCTGTCGAAGCTCGCGGGCTACTCCACCGGCGGCACCATCCACGTGGTGGTGAACAACCAGATCGGCTTTACCACCACGCCCGCCGAAGCGCGCTCGACGCTCTATTGCACCGACGTCGCGAAGATGATCCAGGCGCCGATCTTCCACGTGAACGGCGACGACCCCGAGGCCGTCGTGCACTGCGTGAAGTTTGCGATGGCCTATCGCGACCGCTTCCACGAAGACGTCGTGATCGACCTCGTCTGCTACCGGCGCCACGGCCACAACGAGGGCGACGAGCCTTCCTTCACTCAGCCGCGCCTCTATCAGAAGATCCGCAGCCGCGAGTCGGTGCGGAAGCTCTACACCGACTCGCTGCTCGGTCGGGGCATCCTGCAGGGCGAAGACGTCCAGCGCATCGAGGCCGACCTCGGTGGCCAGCTCACCCGCGCCCTCGAAGTCATCGAGTCCCGGCCGCCGGGCCCGGACGAGCCCTACGAGCCGCGCGGCCCGTGGACCGGCTTCAGCCGCACCCGCGAAGAAGAAAACCCGGTGACCGGCGTCGCGACCGAAGAGCTCGCGCGCCTGGCCGAACGCATCGCGTCGGTGCCGCCGGGCTTCGAGGTGCACCGCAAGCTGGCCGGTCTGCTCGAGAAGCGCGGCAAGGTCGTCGCTGAAGACGGCGAGATCGACTGGGGCCTCGCCGAGGCCTTCGCCTTCGGCAGTCTGCTGCTCGAGGGCCACAGCGTGCGCCTCTCGGGTCAGGACTGCACCCGCGGCACCTTCAGCCACCGCCACGCCGGGCTCGTCGACCAGAACAGCGGAGAAGAGTTCCTGCCGCTGGCGCATCTCGCGCCGAACCAGGGGCGCTTCGAGGTCTACGACAGCCTGCTCTCGGAAGCGGCGGTGCTGGGCTTCGAGTACGGCTACAGCCTGGCCGACCCGAACACGCTCACGCTCTGGGAGGCCCAGTTCGGCGACTTCGCGAACGGCGCCCAGGTGATCATCGACCAGTTCATCGCCAGCGCCCACGTGAAGTGGCAGCGCATGAGTGGCCTCGTGATGCTGCTGCCTCACGGCTACGAAGGGCAGGGCCCCGAGCACTCGAGCGCGCGCATCGAGCGCTACCTCCAGAGCTGCGCCGACGACAACATGCAGGTGGTGAACTGCACGACGCCCGGCCAGTACTTCCACGTGCTGCGCCGTCAGATGTCCCGCCGCTGGCGTACCCCGCTCGTGATCTTCACGCCGAAGAGCCTGTTGCGCATGCCGCGCGCGATGTCGCGCCCGGGGGATCTCGCGGAGGGTCGCTTCCAGCGCGTGATCCTCGACGAGACGGCGTCGAAGGCGCGGGCCGCCGTGCAGCGCGTCGTGCTGTGCAGCGGCAAGGTCTACTACGACCTGCTCGAAGAGCGCCTGCGCCTCTATGGCGACGGCGAAGTACCGACGGCGATCGTGCGGGTCGAGCAGCTCTACCCCTGGGACGCCGACGTGATCGGCGGTGCGATCCGCCATTACCCGAATACCCAGTCCGTCGTCTGGTGTCAGGAAGAGCCCGCGAACATGGGGCCATGGACCTTCGTCCGCGAGCGTCTCGAGGATCTGCTCGAAGACGGCCAGGAGCTGATCTACGCCGGGCGTCGCGAAGCGGCGAGCCCCGCCGCCGGCTCGGGCCGCGTGCACAAGCGAGAGCAGTCGGCGCTGGTGGGGAAGGCCATTCGCGTCGACGACGGCGACTAG
- a CDS encoding glycosyltransferase, with translation MADLVATLVLVGHFGLLALLSIFGLYRLHLVGRHYRLRNRTRPPPKPLDELPWVTVQIPLYNEPAVARRIIDAVASLDYPRSRFEIQVLDDSTDETSAMVRAAVRAHRAAGIRIEQIQRRHREGFKAGALAEGLRRAKGEFVAIFDADFVPKPDVLRRAIHEFSDPEVGVVQMRWEHLNRGSSALTQIQAIRLDAHFGLEQEGRARAGLHLNFNGTAGIWRAATIRDAGGWQGDTLTEDLDLSYRAQLKGWRFVFRPDLVCPAELPEDYAAFRSQQHRWAKGATQVLRKLLGRVWRSHEPLRQKVETTFHLSANLAYLVMILHATLFLVPSLVVRDVYQIRDTLWIDLPVLFFSSATHLWFFVTGQRATRRRLRASVRFLPALISIGIGLAVVEARACAEALLGRRSEFVRTPKRGGSPQGVFERAHPIGVLATAPEWFLALGFGVALGWAAWVQLWGATPFLLALHLGFLSSAWLLLRSRTHDVSSSA, from the coding sequence ATGGCGGATCTCGTCGCGACCCTGGTTCTGGTGGGGCACTTCGGCCTCCTGGCGCTGCTGTCGATCTTCGGCCTCTACCGCCTGCATCTGGTGGGACGGCACTATCGCCTGCGGAATCGCACGCGCCCTCCGCCGAAGCCACTCGACGAACTGCCCTGGGTGACGGTCCAGATCCCGCTCTACAACGAGCCGGCGGTCGCACGACGCATCATCGATGCCGTGGCGTCGCTCGACTACCCGAGGTCTCGATTCGAGATCCAGGTGCTCGACGACTCCACCGACGAGACCTCGGCGATGGTTCGCGCGGCGGTGCGCGCCCACCGGGCCGCCGGGATCCGGATCGAGCAGATCCAGCGCCGGCACCGCGAAGGGTTCAAGGCCGGCGCCCTCGCCGAAGGCCTCCGCCGCGCGAAGGGCGAGTTCGTCGCGATCTTCGATGCGGACTTCGTTCCGAAGCCCGACGTGCTGCGTCGGGCGATCCACGAGTTCAGCGACCCCGAGGTCGGCGTGGTCCAGATGCGCTGGGAGCACCTGAACCGCGGATCCAGTGCCCTCACGCAGATCCAGGCGATTCGGCTCGATGCGCACTTCGGGCTCGAGCAAGAGGGGCGCGCTCGAGCCGGGCTCCATCTCAACTTCAACGGCACGGCCGGCATCTGGCGCGCAGCCACCATCCGGGACGCCGGCGGCTGGCAGGGCGACACGCTCACCGAGGATCTCGACCTCAGCTACCGGGCCCAGCTGAAGGGATGGCGGTTCGTGTTCCGACCGGACCTGGTGTGTCCTGCGGAGCTGCCCGAGGACTACGCCGCGTTTCGGAGCCAGCAACACCGCTGGGCGAAGGGTGCGACCCAGGTGCTGCGCAAGCTCTTGGGGCGCGTCTGGCGCTCGCACGAACCGCTCCGGCAGAAGGTCGAGACGACGTTTCACCTGTCCGCGAACCTGGCGTATCTCGTGATGATCCTTCACGCGACGCTGTTCCTCGTGCCGAGTCTCGTCGTTCGGGACGTCTACCAGATCCGGGACACGCTCTGGATCGACCTCCCGGTGCTCTTCTTCTCTTCAGCCACGCATCTGTGGTTCTTCGTGACGGGCCAGCGGGCGACCCGGCGCAGGCTTCGAGCGAGTGTTCGTTTCCTCCCGGCTCTGATCTCGATCGGAATCGGACTCGCGGTGGTCGAAGCACGGGCCTGTGCCGAGGCCCTCCTGGGGCGTCGAAGCGAGTTCGTTCGGACGCCGAAACGCGGAGGCTCGCCGCAAGGGGTCTTCGAGCGTGCGCACCCGATCGGCGTGCTGGCTACGGCGCCGGAGTGGTTTCTCGCCCTGGGGTTCGGGGTGGCCCTCGGATGGGCAGCCTGGGTTCAGCTCTGGGGCGCGACCCCGTTCCTCTTGGCGCTCCATCTGGGGTTCCTCTCGAGCGCATGGCTACTGCTGCGCTCCCGCACCCACGACGTCTCGAGTTCTGCGTGA
- a CDS encoding ABC-ATPase domain-containing protein — MRSLSELQQLLAQIDGRGYRAYKDLRGAVNLGDATLFIDHVQGDPFAAPSKLRVRVPLAAAGLPAPLLETRVRRLALADLLARRAADATRTSARRGSGKSGVVRVDAGGQEVLERTAVVFGDDWVELRLDAGLPAAGRRVLGRAAEDLLCGDVPRIARAGLVAEPADHAHLDTFVRCVENQEALRGQLGDAGLIAFVADGAVLPRASGASDRPLTQGAVPTTSPDTLRVSLRLDTPVDGATELAGLGVPRGVTLVVGGGYHGKSTLLQAIERGVYPHVPGDGREWVVSDPGLVKIRAEDGRRVEGVDIQAFIRDLPGGRDTRAFRSDDASGSTSQAASIVEALEAGATGLLLDEDTSATNFMVRDARMQALVHRDHEPITPFLDRVRALYDELGVSTLLVMGGCGDYFDVADHVLLLRDYQLHDASEDARRVAADHPTARQAERSGPFASAAPRVPLAESFDASRGKRDVKIDAPRVDTLRFGREEIDLRGLEQLVDGSQTRAIGHGIHLATRFMDGTRSLAEVLDALEAELERGGLDLLDPFHRPGEHPGHYARPRRYEWAAAINRLRSLRVESTTDEAPATP, encoded by the coding sequence ATGCGGAGCCTCAGCGAACTCCAACAGCTGCTGGCGCAGATCGATGGCCGCGGCTACCGCGCCTACAAGGATCTGCGCGGCGCGGTGAACCTGGGCGACGCGACGCTCTTCATCGACCACGTCCAGGGAGACCCCTTCGCCGCGCCGTCGAAGCTGCGCGTACGCGTTCCCCTCGCGGCCGCGGGGCTCCCGGCACCCCTCCTCGAAACCCGGGTGCGACGCCTGGCCCTGGCCGACCTGCTGGCGCGCCGGGCCGCCGACGCCACGCGCACGAGCGCCCGCCGCGGCAGCGGAAAGAGTGGCGTGGTGCGTGTCGACGCCGGCGGGCAGGAAGTGCTCGAACGCACGGCCGTGGTGTTCGGCGACGACTGGGTCGAGCTGCGCCTCGACGCCGGCCTCCCCGCCGCAGGACGCCGCGTGCTCGGTCGTGCGGCGGAGGACCTCTTGTGCGGAGACGTCCCCCGCATTGCCCGCGCGGGCCTGGTCGCCGAGCCCGCGGATCACGCACATCTCGACACCTTCGTCCGCTGCGTCGAGAACCAGGAGGCCCTGCGCGGCCAGCTCGGCGACGCGGGCCTCATCGCCTTCGTCGCCGACGGCGCCGTGCTCCCCCGTGCGAGCGGCGCGAGCGACCGCCCGCTCACCCAGGGCGCCGTTCCCACGACCAGCCCCGACACCCTGCGCGTCTCGCTGCGCCTCGACACGCCCGTCGACGGCGCCACCGAACTCGCCGGGCTCGGTGTCCCACGCGGCGTCACCCTCGTCGTGGGCGGCGGCTACCACGGCAAGTCGACGCTGCTCCAGGCGATCGAGCGCGGCGTCTACCCCCACGTTCCGGGCGACGGACGCGAGTGGGTGGTCAGCGATCCGGGGCTGGTGAAGATCCGCGCCGAAGACGGCCGCCGAGTGGAAGGCGTCGACATCCAGGCCTTCATCCGCGACCTGCCCGGCGGACGCGACACGCGTGCCTTCCGCAGCGACGACGCGAGCGGCAGCACCAGCCAGGCCGCGAGCATCGTCGAGGCCCTCGAGGCCGGCGCAACGGGCCTGCTCCTCGACGAGGACACCTCGGCCACGAACTTCATGGTGCGCGACGCGCGGATGCAGGCGCTGGTGCACCGCGACCACGAACCGATCACGCCCTTCCTCGATCGGGTACGCGCCCTCTACGACGAGCTGGGCGTCTCGACCCTGCTCGTGATGGGCGGCTGCGGCGACTACTTCGACGTCGCCGACCACGTGCTGCTGCTTCGGGACTACCAGCTTCACGACGCCAGCGAAGACGCCCGACGCGTGGCCGCCGACCACCCGACGGCGCGCCAGGCCGAGCGCTCGGGGCCGTTCGCGTCCGCCGCGCCGCGCGTCCCCCTGGCCGAGAGCTTCGACGCCTCCCGCGGCAAGCGCGACGTGAAGATCGACGCCCCCCGCGTCGACACCCTGCGCTTCGGTCGTGAAGAGATCGACCTGCGCGGCCTCGAGCAGCTCGTCGACGGCAGCCAGACCCGCGCGATCGGTCATGGCATCCACCTCGCCACCCGCTTCATGGACGGCACCCGCTCGCTGGCCGAAGTGCTCGACGCCCTCGAGGCCGAACTCGAGCGCGGCGGGCTCGACCTGCTCGACCCGTTCCACCGGCCGGGTGAACACCCGGGCCACTACGCCCGACCACGCCGCTACGAGTGGGCGGCGGCGATCAACCGCCTGCGCAGCCTGCGCGTCGAGTCGACGACCGACGAAGCCCCAGCCACGCCCTGA
- a CDS encoding VTT domain-containing protein, which translates to MIMVSRFTARVGSWSRHPHAPRYLAAVSFAESSFFPVPPDVLLAPLCLARPKEARFLALWTTLWSVAGGLAAFALAAWATEPVMATLTEAGFGSALETAERWFAAWGFLAVVISGFSPVPYKIFAFAAGAMGMTVPGFVLASILGRGARFVLVAEIARGGAALRGGHSRRVRIVGWSVAALLAIVLLLG; encoded by the coding sequence ATGATCATGGTGTCTCGCTTCACCGCGCGCGTTGGCAGCTGGTCCCGGCATCCCCACGCCCCGCGCTACCTCGCGGCCGTGTCTTTTGCCGAATCTTCGTTCTTCCCGGTGCCGCCGGACGTGCTGCTCGCACCGCTGTGCCTCGCCCGCCCCAAGGAGGCGCGCTTCCTGGCGCTCTGGACGACGCTCTGGTCTGTCGCGGGAGGGCTCGCAGCGTTCGCACTGGCCGCCTGGGCGACCGAACCCGTGATGGCGACCCTCACCGAGGCGGGCTTCGGTTCCGCGCTCGAGACGGCGGAACGCTGGTTCGCCGCTTGGGGTTTTCTGGCAGTGGTGATCTCCGGATTCTCTCCCGTCCCCTACAAGATCTTCGCCTTCGCAGCAGGGGCGATGGGCATGACGGTCCCCGGCTTCGTGCTCGCTTCGATCCTCGGTCGCGGAGCACGCTTCGTCCTCGTTGCCGAGATCGCCCGCGGCGGTGCGGCCCTGCGCGGCGGGCATTCGCGCCGCGTTCGGATCGTGGGCTGGTCCGTCGCGGCGCTGCTTGCCATCGTCCTGTTGCTCGGTTGA
- a CDS encoding TetR/AcrR family transcriptional regulator: protein MPRVSPEYTEARKDQILDAAMGCFVQKGFNGASMKDIIAASELSAGAIYNYFGSKDDIIDAIARKRHAREQAMLGEALEPAPPRALADLARAFFSTFASEAARSERRLGIEVWAEALRNPRVLKTVRRGIDEPVRVLAEVVVECQARGELPKTLLPEGIARLMVAVFQGFVLQQAWEPDLDTEVYMGAVDAVLSALGQLPEEG from the coding sequence ATGCCGCGCGTCTCCCCCGAGTACACCGAAGCCCGCAAGGACCAGATCCTCGATGCGGCCATGGGGTGCTTCGTCCAGAAAGGCTTCAACGGCGCCTCCATGAAGGACATCATCGCGGCCTCGGAACTGAGCGCCGGCGCCATCTACAACTACTTCGGCTCGAAAGACGACATCATCGACGCGATCGCACGGAAGCGGCATGCGCGAGAGCAAGCGATGCTGGGCGAGGCCCTCGAGCCTGCGCCCCCGCGCGCGCTCGCCGACCTGGCGCGGGCGTTCTTCTCCACCTTCGCGTCGGAAGCGGCGAGGAGCGAGCGGCGCCTCGGGATCGAAGTCTGGGCCGAGGCGCTCCGGAACCCGCGTGTGCTGAAGACCGTGCGCCGCGGCATCGACGAACCGGTGCGGGTGCTGGCCGAAGTCGTCGTCGAGTGTCAGGCGCGGGGCGAGTTGCCGAAGACGCTCCTGCCCGAAGGCATCGCCCGCCTGATGGTGGCCGTGTTCCAGGGGTTCGTGCTGCAGCAGGCCTGGGAGCCCGACCTCGACACCGAGGTGTACATGGGTGCCGTCGACGCCGTCCTTTCGGCGCTCGGCCAGCTTCCAGAGGAGGGATGA
- a CDS encoding SAM-dependent methyltransferase, which yields MSHSSTAEFMALFRALESRRPREARLFCDPLAERFLRPSLRGLCRVAQTGAGETLVGALDRLWPGARASGIARTRWIDDRVLASLQAGARQLVLLGAGFDCRAHRLASAVPGPIFEVDRPATQRRKAQLVGAPVDVGYGPRYVPCDFENDALRECLEAAGFDGVTPTVFVLEGVTNYLSTDAVDALFADIRTLTPASWIVFTYVDAAALPAMQSNADGWWLRQTLRAVREPWTFGIAPEQLEPFLSERGFDLLEDVGSADVRRRYGTDSEPRGYEFYRFAVAATRSVRS from the coding sequence AGGCGCGGCTCTTCTGCGACCCGCTGGCCGAGCGCTTTCTGCGCCCCTCGCTGCGAGGCCTGTGTCGCGTCGCCCAGACCGGCGCGGGCGAGACGCTGGTCGGCGCACTCGACCGACTCTGGCCAGGCGCCCGCGCTTCGGGCATCGCCCGTACCCGCTGGATCGACGACAGGGTCCTCGCCTCGTTGCAAGCGGGTGCCCGCCAACTCGTGCTGCTCGGCGCCGGCTTCGACTGCCGCGCCCATCGGCTCGCTTCCGCCGTGCCGGGACCGATCTTCGAGGTCGACCGGCCCGCGACGCAGCGGCGCAAAGCCCAACTCGTCGGTGCGCCGGTCGATGTCGGCTACGGGCCCCGCTATGTGCCCTGCGACTTCGAGAACGACGCGCTCCGCGAATGCCTCGAAGCGGCTGGCTTCGACGGCGTGACACCTACCGTGTTCGTGCTCGAAGGCGTCACGAACTACCTCTCGACCGACGCGGTCGACGCCTTGTTCGCGGACATCCGCACCCTCACTCCCGCCTCGTGGATCGTCTTCACGTATGTCGACGCCGCGGCCCTCCCTGCGATGCAATCGAACGCCGACGGCTGGTGGCTACGCCAGACCCTCCGCGCCGTGCGCGAGCCCTGGACCTTCGGGATCGCACCCGAACAACTCGAGCCGTTTCTGTCCGAGCGCGGCTTCGATCTCCTCGAAGACGTCGGCTCGGCAGACGTGCGTCGCCGGTACGGCACCGACTCGGAACCGCGAGGTTACGAGTTCTATCGGTTCGCGGTCGCCGCGACTCGCTCGGTGAGGAGCTAG